Part of the Leptolyngbya sp. BL0902 genome, TCGAGCGATAGAACGATCAATTACTGCCACGTTAATTTTATGATCTTGGATATTGTTTTTCTATTTGGTCATCGCCAATATGAACAGAAGTTGATTGCTAAGGTTCTAAGAAAAATCAGGAAAATTATTGAACTAATAGGACCAGAATCTAAACTTTTATCATCTTCAGAGCATCCTTCTAGTTATAGAGGCGTTTTGGGCGATCAATATCTTATTGATCCTAGAATTGTTCGAGGTTTATCGATAGATAGACTTTTTGATCTGGCGCTTGTTCTAGCAAGTAAAAATAAAGACTATGGATTAATTGAAGATCAGGAGTGCCAAGCTTTGATGTCAACCATATCTCGACTAAAAAAACAATTGAAGAATAAATCAATGTCATCCTATCATCGAAGAGTTTGTGAGAATAATCTCTATAAACTCTGGCTTAAGGCGTTAAAAATTAACGATCAGGATCTCAATTTTACTGTTGATGAATTGCAAGCAATCTTTCTCTACTATCAAAGTGTCTGTTTGATTTTTTATTGTATGAAAGAGGCTTTTTACATTTCAGGTCGAATGTCCAGAGAAGTGAGTGAAATATTTTTGAGTCCTCAGTTGACGGCCAATTGCCCAGTGGCACACCCATGAATGACATTAACCTGCCTGCTCAACCTCCAGTCCAAGATCACGTAGGAGATTTCCAGATGATTGAAAATGATTTGCTTCAGTTGAGTTTTGAACAACTTGAAGAAATTAAAAGTCGAGTTAGTCAGATCATTTTGAATAAGCGATCTGCACGAATTTCTTCGGCAATTAAAGACGTGCTTTGCTTGCTTAATACTCATTATCCAGATGTCAATCTATGGGACTTTCTGAATGAACTAGCGGATGTATATCAGGAGTGTGATCTTACAGAAATTTCTGTAGCAGTAGACTTAGAGAAGAATGACGACCTACAACACGAAGGCAAAAATTCTCAAACGACTAACGACTATATGGCGCCTACCACTGCTAATCCTTTTAAGGATGTCGTTAACCATCAGCAATTTAGTGAAACTCCGCAAATTCAATCAGAGCCTTCTGTCAATCTGCCACTTGATACTGCGAGTTTATTGAATCAGCAACATGATGTCCTTCTTCTTCAGGATCCTGATGCATTTTATGAACGATTGAAAACTATTAGAAGTGAGATTTTACAGCACGAAAATGCTCGTTTGTTGTGGTTAACGAATGATGGCAGCCAAAAAACCTCTAGGGTATCAGGAAAGGCTCTTGCTGATCTGCTGCAAGAAACCCTCAAGAAGCTAGATCGTCTCTGTGATTCTGAGACGGAACTAGATATTGAAACCTTGAACCGAGAGGTGTTGCGAATTAGTGAGTGGAGTGAGTTTCACTTAGGTGTTTCTTTACGCAAAGGAACGCTAACTGTGATTACGCCTTTTGCTACTCGGGAACTTGCCTCCTCAGGACAACCATCTATGCTGACCATTGCTGATATGCAAAAACAGGCTGGCAACGGTGATGTGCATATTCCCTTTTCCTATCATCGCTAGATTGATGATGTCTAGATCTCTGCAAAGAATATCAGAAATATAATCTAGAGAACTTCTTCCTTATTAACCTATAAGGAAGAAGTTTTTAAGTCTTGTTGATAAAGCTAACTCGTATCTTTCCTATTCGAAATATTTACAGCATTATGATTAGAAGAAACTAGCCTTAACTACGATGCTTCTCTTTGCTTGAAAGAAAAGCATCGTAGTCGTATTGCTAAACAGGTACTAGGTATTTAATCCATAAATATCAGTACCTGAACCCAATTCTCAGATTTGTAGAATATCCATGTGGCGAGAAAGTAAAAATTGAAGTGCAACTTGATTAGTTGCACTCTCGGAGTGATACTTGTCTGCCCAGTCTCGCACTAATTGATCGAGTTCCTGAAAAGCAGCATCTTTATTTTCAGGAAGAATTCCCAGGGTTTCAATGCCACGCATAACTTCAGGCTCTTCATCAACCCAGGCATACATTCCCTCGAAATAACGAGTTAAATCCTGAATCATCATATGGATCCGGGCCTGTCGATCACGAGGAGAATAATCTGTCTTAGCTAAGATGTAGGCCGATGGCCCTTGAGCTAATTTGACTTCCTGCACTGTGCCAGATTCTAAAAGCCGAAACTTGGCATGTTCGCCTAGCGCATCACTAAAAGCAATGCGTTTTTCTAAAGGTAAGGAAGCCTGCGACTTTTCATGGAGCTCCTTGATGAGAAAATGTAGGTCTTCCTCCTTAATCGCTAAGCATTTGGGAATATTTGTGGTAATACTAGCCTCTATGATCAGACGCTCACTCATGGTTAAGTTGAAGAGCTTGAGTCTTGACTCCCCCGGATGCATGGGAAATTTTTCAGCCCATATATAAGAAAAACCAATGAGATAGGAAGGCTCTACGCTGCCCAGTAAATGTAGAGTTTCTCCATTTTCAACTAAAGCCTCAAACTCGCTGACAATCTCCTTGACTCGACGAGGCTCAACATGATGAAGAAATCCAGTTCTTCTTAAATTTTTTCCTTCTTCTAAATAGGTTAGATAGACTGTGAACTTGGCAGCCATAGAAACGGCATCAATGACACGGCCATAGCGATGACCTAAATTCTTAATCAAGTTCACCACTAGCACAATCAGCAGAAAGTCAATATCGCTAACCTTCATTGCTTTTGCTAGTTGCTGATGATTAATCTTAATCCCGACCATGATGCAACGAACCTCGAAATCAATAAATGTACCCTGGAGAACTGACGCAATAGGATTCTTTTTTGCCCCTTGAGAAGACGACCGTCACTCAAAGTAGCATTCTCGAACTAGACCAATCACCTAAAATAGATTCAGTGGACTTTAGATGATTAGGAAGAGAGAAAACACTACGTTGTGAGTTTAAGACTGCGATTACTCAAGAGTAAAAGCGATGCTCCTTAAATTATACATCCCTAATAGGATAATTGAATACCTTGCATAACGTTTTCATGGTGTTAGTGATGCTCTTGGAATGGAAATATGAAAGGATGATCAGTGTGATTGGTCTTTTGGGGATGGTCTGAAAAGTTTTAAGCTTCACAAAAATCTTAAGGTTTCTTCCTAAAAGTAGTCTAGGGGGAATAAGCATATCGCAATTCTTCCTTTGCAGAGATCTTTGGCTTGGTGAGACGAGCTCTTGAACATAAGGTATGACTATAATTAAAATCTGAAGCTGAAGCTCTTTTTGTGTCTCAGGGAAATGCTTTCTGTTGCATTATTAAAGGGAAATTATCTGTTGTGACAGTAGGCCACTTGAAGCATATTTCTGATTCTTTCAACTGTTATTTTGCAGAGCAATCGCCGTCAAAATATGTAGAATCAGAAGGATTTTCGGAATTCTGAATTCAGCTATTCTATAAAGCTTATTTGCCCTAAAATCATTTCTTTGAGAGTGTTGATATTTTTCCGGCTCATGAATTATAGTCACTTCAATTAAATTTGAAATGGTCGCGGGATTGCTTCACAAGGTTTGTAGCCGATTAAGCTGTCTTATCCTTGTCGGAAACGACCATAAGGATTCTAGGAAAGTGGGTTTTGAAAATAGGGCGGCAGTCTGTTGACCCAGGGTGAATGACTTTTTGGTGGGTGATGATGAGCCAATTTTTTGCCTAGGCACAACAGAATGTTCAGTCTCGCGGAAAAGCAGGCTATAAGCATCATGTAACTTATATCGTGATCTCAGAGGAGTCTGACGCATTTGTGTGTGGCCTTTGTGAGGTTTCTGAGGTGTCAAGATTATGTATCTATAGTTACTTTTAAGTCTCCCTTTATGCCTTTTTGAGATTGAGAAGTGATGACTGCAAAAAACTGCTTCAAGGTGGGCTGCTGTGGAGTAAGCTTTGGGTAAGTAAGGATGATCTTGATTCCCGATGGAAATGCTTCTGTTGTCATTACGCTTGGATAGCCATGCAGTGTCCTCTGATCTGATCTACCTGATATAGCTTCCGCGCAGGTTGGGTTCGGCGAAGGGAAACCCAGCACTTGTTGAGGGTTTAGGCTATGGTGGGATCTGCCCGTCACATCTTGCCACTCACGAGTCATCGGGCTTTGGCTAACCCTGTCGTTGTCCATCATGTCGTTGTTCATCACGATGTACGGTTTGGACTTGGGCTGGACTGCGGCGGTTCATTTCAGTGACCTAGACCTGCTGAACCCGGGTCGAGCGGTCTGTGCGGATGCCCAAAGGGCTGCCCAGTGAAGCCGCCCATCATAGCTCTAAAGCTTTCTTAGGAGATCGTCGGCTTTCCCAGATTCCCCATGGCCAGATGAGTGACTACGGGAATAGACGGGTGGGGAGATCCGCCATGCCCCAGGTAGAACCCGGTTCGCCAGCGCGTTACACTGTTAAAAACCCGTATTTGGGCAGGTTTGGTCTATGAGTATGGAAATTAAAGCTGTGCAAGCCCCCTACTATGGCGATGCCATGTATCGCACGCCGCCCCCAGATTTGCCCTCTCTGCTGCTGAAGGAGCGAATTGTGTATCTGGGGTTGCCCCTGTTTTCGGGGGACGACATCAAGCAGCAGGTGGGCATCGACGTGACTGAACTGATCATCGCCCAGTTGCTCTACCTGCAATTTGACGACCCCGACAAGCCCATCTTCTTCTATATCAACTCCACGGGCACCTCTTGGTACGACGGCAATATGATTGGCTACGATACCGAAGCCTTTGCCATCTGCGACACCATTAATTACATCAAGCCCCCCGTCCACACCATTTGTATTGGTCAGGCGATGGGCTCGGCGGCGGTGATTTTGGCGGCGGGTACCAAGGGCTATCGAGCCAGTTTGCCCCATGCGCGGATTGTGCTGAACCAGCCCCGCAGCGGTGCCCAAGGCCAAGCCACCGACATCGAAATTCGCGCTAAGGAAGTGATCGACAACAAGCGATCCATGATGGAAATTCTGGCCCGCAGCACCGGTAAATCCATGGATGAGGTGATGCGCGATTCCGACCGGATGTTCTACATGAACCCCCAAGAGGCCAAGGAATACGGCATCATTGACCGGGTGCTAGAAAGTCGCAAAGAACTGCCGAAAATGCCTGCCGGAGTTGCCTAATGGGTGGCTGCTTCTTGATGTATTAGGCTCAGCCACCATGCATCAAAAAATGGTTTGAAATGGGTTACATCGTACTAACTCATCCTACCGAAACCGGACTATCAACATTTTCAAAAGCCTACCAAGCCTACGTTGTTTCTCATTAGTGAAGGTTGCAAAAACGCTATGCCCATCGGTACTCCCAAGGTTCCCTATCGTCTTCCCGGCAGCCAATACAGCCAGTGGGTTGATATCTACACCCGCCTCAACCAAGAGCGCATCATTTTTCTTGGTCAAGAAGTCACCGATACCCTGGCCAACTCTATTGTGGCGGCCATGCTCTATCTCGACTCCGACGACAACAGCAAGCCCATCTACCTCTACATCAACTCCCCCGGCGGCTCGGTGACGGCAGGCATGGCTATCTACGACACCATGCAGTACATCAAGTCCGACGTGGTGACGATTTGCCTGGGTCTGGCCGCTTCCATGGGCGCGTTCCTGCTGGCAGCAGGTAGCCCCGGCAAGCGGTTGGCCTTGCCCCACTCCCGGATTATGATCCACCAGCCCATGGGCGGCACCGGACGGCAACGCCTCCAGGCCAGCGACATCGCCATCGAGGCCAAGGAAATCCTGCGGGTGCGCCAGGAACTGAACGAAATGATGGCTCGCCACACGGGCAAACCCATTGAGCAAATCGAAAAAGACACCGACCGCGACTACTTTATGTCGGCCGAAGAAGCCGCTGCCTACGGCCTCATCGACAAAGTGATTGAAGACCGCAATCAGGAACTTGCCACCGCTGCGGCCTCGACGATTTAGTCTGACGATGACCTAGCCTGATAGGGCTGATTGGTTTTGCGATGGGTCTGCGTTTGTCTCAGCCCACCTATCGTCATCTTGAACTAGGGTGCGCTCCTATCTCAGAAAAAAACTGGCTGTTCTAGCTGTGTTTTTTAGGGGCGCACCTTTTTTGTACCCATTTGCTCCTTTGCCCTAGTAGAAAAAAGTGCGCTATTTCCCCTGAAAGTTGGCAGAATAGGGGCGACCTTCACGACTCTGCGTTCCCTAGGCTAGAATCCAGTCACCGGGGCGATTACCAAAGGTAGGATTCCATGGCGGCGGCACACTACTATCGAATTTTGGGTCTGCGCACCGGGGCCGATTTTGAGGCGGTGAAGCTGGCCTATCGTAATTTGGCGCGGCTATATCACCCTGATGTAAATCCGGGGGATCACCTCGCCAAGGAAAAGTTTGTTCAAATTACCCAGGCCTACCAGGCTATTGTCGATGCGCTGCCCGCCGGGGCGTCTAAGGTTAGGCCGCGAACTGCGGCCACAGCAGACTCTCAAACCTCAAAACCTACTCCCCCATCTGCGGCCACTGCGACCCCCTCAACGCCCAGTGCTGCGGTATCCGGTCGTGGGACGACTACTCGATCAGCGACAACGCCCTCAGCTACGCAGAAGAACACGGCCTCAACGCCACCGCCGCCGCCCATTCAGCAGCCCCCCGGTGGATCTAACGCCGACCAAGATTTGAAACAGAGTAGCTTCATTCAGCTTCAAACGTTCCTGCAAAACCAGCGCTACCCTAGGGCCGTCGCTTTGGTGGAAGGCTTGGCCCATCGTTTCCCCAACGACGTAGAAATTCGTCAGTGGCACGCCATTACCTACTACCGCTGGGGGCAGGCCGTCATCGGCGAGGGCAATTTCACCAAGGCATCGGCCTGTCTGAAAAAGGCGGCGCGGTTAGATCCGCTGAATCGTTCGCTGCAAAAATCCCTTCAGCAGGAATGGCAGCGGTTAGCCGAGGCCAGCCAGCGTCCGGTGGTTGGGGGGCGTCGTTAAGGGGTACGGCAAGGGACTGGGCCGTAAGGTTTGTCGCAAAAGATTAGGCCACGGGCTGGGGAACGGCCATTAGGGACTGAGCTTCCGCCAAGTGTTTGACCAGGGTAGCCTTGGGGATTGGGCCTTGCAGGTGATCCCAGGGCAGGGGCTGGTCGGTGGGCCAGGTGTCGTGGACGTAGAAGTCCAAGGGCGGAAGCTGGCCTTTCATGTCCTTAAAGGCGCGTTTGTAGCTGCCGAGGGAGTCGCCGTAGTGGCGCACCTGCTCCAAAAGCGGGGTGAGGCGGCGATCTCCCCTGGAAATGAGGGCTTGGATCACCGACCAGTTGTAGCTTTCGGGGCGAAAGTCTGCGCCGATTTTGCCCAGTTGTTTTTGCAGAAACTTCAGCCGTTTTTCCGCCTCGCGGTTGATGCCATACCACTGGAAGGGGGTGTGGGCCTTGGGTACAAAGGTGCTGCATCCGAGGGTGAGGCGCAGGCCGGGGGCGGCTTTTTTGAGGCGCTGCATCATGGTGGCGGTTTGTTCTAAATCCTCCATGTCTTCACCAGGAATACCCGCCATGCCGTAGAGCTTGAGGGCACTTAGCCCCCCGGCCTTGGCGTTGATGGCGGCGGCTTCGATCTCCTCCGTGGCCAGCTTTTTGTTGACGATCTGGCGTACCCGTTCCGAGCCACTTTCCACCGCAATGGTGACGGATCGGGTGCCGTGGCGGGTGAGGGTTTCCGCTAGTTTGGGGTTGACGGTGTTGGTGCGTACCGAGGCAATGCTGAGCCGGATGTGATCGAACTGGGGCTGGTTGAGGTAGTCCAGCAGGGTATCAAATTCGGGGTGCTGGGTCACAGACGCGCCCAGCAGGCCCAGGCGGTCCGTCACCGCTAGGCCGCGCTCGATGGCGGGGATGAGGGAGCCCTCTAAACTGGCGGTGCGAAAGGGCAAGGTGAGGTAGCTGGCGAGGCAAAAGCGGCACATTTCCGGGCAGCTTCGCACTACTTCCACCATAAAGATGTTTTCCCAAGCGGCCAGGGGCGTCACCACGGTAGAGGTAGACAGCACATTGCCCCGGTAGGTCTGTTTTTGCACCTGGGCGGGGATGCCATCGTCGATGGGTTCCATCGCCACCATCGGCCCAGTGGGGTCATCGTAAATGGGGCGATACAGCGCAGGCACATACACCCCCGGCATTTGGGCGAGGTGGCGCAGCGTTTCGGAGCGAGAAGCCGTTTTCAAAGCGTTGAGCTGATCAAAAAAATCATCCAGCAGGGTTTCGCCATCCCCCAGCAAAATCACGTCGAAAAAAGCGGCAAAGGGCTCTGGGTTGGCCGTCAGCACTGGGCCACCGCCAAACACTAGGGGATGCGTCTCCTCCCGATCTGCTGCATGGATGGGCACATGCAGGTTCTCTAGGTGGGTCAGCACATTGCCGTAGTCCAATTCCCAGGACAGCGAAAACCCCACCACATCGGGCCGAGCGGGCAACGGTTCCTGGTGATCCATAAACAAACGGCTTACCGTTACATCGGCCCGCCGCGCCAGGGTGGCCCACACCACTTGGTAGCCTAGGCTGGTAATGCCGACGCTGTAGGTATTGGGAAAGGCAAAAATGACGGCGAGGGCGTCCTCCGTGGCGGGAGTGGAATCAAACAGCAGGGTTTCGTCGGAGAAGGGAGAATCAGCCACGGGGTCGGTTAGGGATAGCGCCATTTCCTATAGTAAGGGCTATCGCTGGGGGACGAAGACCGTGACAGCCGCGATACGGTGGGCTAGGGTGAGGGCTTTCAAAGATTTATCTGCCAGGTTTTGTCAGTCAATCAGCCCAAGCCCTACCGCGTCCGGGTGTGATGCCTAGCAAAAACTAGAAAACTTGCTGATAATGGGGGGCGATCTCCGATGATTTTCTGAGCCCAAGCCCTGGCTATTGTGTCGTTAAGATGTGTGGTTGCACGGTGTTCGCGGATAGCTTTGCAAAGCTACGATGAAGGCATCGTCGCTACCCTCAGCTAACGCGAATCTCCAAGCTGGTTGAGGAACACTGTATCGGCAGTCGGCCTGTCTCCACAGCGTCGCTGTGTTTTAGCCATGCAACCCCTGCCCCCGTCTCGGCCCAGGCCCCTCCTCACCATTGAGGACGAAACCCTCCGCATTCCGCAACCTGCGGCCCCGGTTGCGCTGGCCGCTGAGGCAGATCGCCCCCGACTCGCAGCCGTGGCCCATCAATCCCTGCGCCAGGGCCTAGATCGATTTCGGCGGGGCCAGTATCCAGAGGCGCTAACTCGTCTACAGCAAGCCCTAGCTGGGTTTCAGCAAGCGGACGACCAACTCAACAGCGCCAAGGCGTTGCTGGTTTTGGCCAGTGCCTACTACCGTTTGGCGGATTACCTCTGGGCCGCTGACTATGGACGCCAATGCCTTAATTTGGCCGAGAAGATGGGCGACCTGTCGTTGCAGCAGCAGGTTTTAGAGCACTTGGGCAACTGCCATCGCCACCTGGGCGATCCGCAAACGGCCCTAGACTATATGGGCCAAAGTCTGCAACTGGCTAAGGACTTGGAGGACACCCCATCAGAAATGCGGGTGCTCAATAATTTGGCTATGATCTACCGGGCTAAGGGGCTCAATCGCCAAGCGGCCACCCTCTACGAAGCTAGCTGGGTGATGGCCAAAAGCCTAGGAGACAAGAAGGTACAACTGCAAGTGCTGCAAAACCTGGGCAATACCTACCAAACTCTCCACCACTACGCCCAGTCCATCGAGTGCTACGAGCGGTTTTTGCAGCTGTACGAGACGACTCCTGACGATGTGGCCAGCAACCAGACAACGCGCCGTGTGCTAACTCAATTAACCCGCGCCAGCCGCGCCATCCAAGACTACAGCCGCGCCATTGTGTATCTTCAGCGCCACCTCGACTTAGCCTGCACCCTGGGCGATGCCAAGGGGTCAGCCCTGCTCATTGATGAACTGAGCCAGTGCTACATTGCCTTGAACCAGGTGCGATCCTTTCAGTCGCCGCCCATGGTGTCTATGGAGTTTAGCCATTGACGCCCTGCCCCCTCCATATCCGTATCGATATCCATATCCGTCGCCCATGCCATATCCGTCCGATGGAGTTGTGGCTATGGCTCAAACGATACCGAGTTTGGGCGGGGTTAGCTAGGATAAATCCTAGGGGAACTCATGGGGTGGCTGATGCAGTCCTAATTTCCTAGCCGTCCTCGCTGACGGCCCTTTCTTAACAGCATGGCTATGGCACACACGGTTCTAACACGATTGGCTTCAGGATCTCTCATTCTGGGTACTTTGCTGGGGGGGTTGCCCCTCTCGCTGCCAAGGGACGGCGGGCGCGTCCTTGGCCCCCAAGCAGCCCTGGCCCAATCTACGCTGGATGAAGCGACGACGGTGCGGGTCTATGACCGCGTCAGTCCGGCGGTGGTGTCGATTCAGACGCGCACAGGAGGAGGCAGCGGCAGCATTGTGGATGCCGATGGCCTGATTCTCACCAATGCCCACGTAGTCGGGAGTGAACGCGTGGTGACGGTACGCCTGACCGATGGGCGCACCTTTCAGGGCGATGTGGTGGGCTATGGAGCCAACCGACTCGATTTGGCTGCTGTGCGCCTGCGGGGCAATCCTCGTAACCTCCCGACCGTAACGATAGCGCCGCCTAATTCGGTGCGGGTGGGCCAAAGTGCCCTGGCCATTGGCAGCCCCTTTGGCCTCCAGGGTACTCTCACGGTGGGTATCGTCAGCCGCATTGACACTGAGCGCAACCTGATTCAAACCGATGCCGCCATCAACCCCGGCAACTCCGGCGGGCCGCTGCTGAACCGAGACGGCCAACTGATTGGCGTCAACACCTCCATTTTCACCACCGGGCAATCGGGGGGCAACGTGGGGATTGGGTTTGCCATTCCCACCGATGCCGTCCAGCAATTCCTGGCCTCGGTGCGGTCGGGGCAGGCAAGCACCACGGCCCAGGGTGGGCGCACCGACCGAGAGCCTGTCGCCATTGCCCTCAACGGCTCCCCCGTCCAGGGAAGGCTCGACAGCAGCAGCAACATCCTCCCCGACGGCAGCTACTACAACCCCTACAGCTTTCAGGGGCAGGCCGGGCAGCGCATTACCATTGATATGGTCAGCAACGAAATTGACGCCTACCTGATTCTGATCTCCGCTGACCACGACGACTTTTTTGTGCAGGATGACGACAGCGGCGGCAACCTCAATGCCCGTCTGTCGGTGCAGTTGCCCCATACCGGAACCTACGTGATTTTGGCCAACGCCTACGCTGAGGGCGAAACTGGGCGTTACCAACTGCGCCTGAGCAGCCGCGACACCGGGGCCACCCCCAGCGTTCCCCAAGGGAGTGGGGCGATTCTGCGCCAGCAGGGCACCCTAGCCCCCGGCGATGCCACCCTCAGCGATGGGTCTCTGTACCAGGAATATCGCTTCCAGGGGCGAGCGGGCCAAACCGTGCGGATTCAGCTCAACAGCGATGTCTTCGACACCTACCTGATCCTGCTGGATGACCAGGGCAATCGCCTCGGCGAAAACGACGACCGCGCCCCCGGCGACACCAACGCAGAACTGGTGGTTACGCTGCCCCGCAATGGCTCCTATCGGGTCATTGTCAATGCCTTTGACCGCACCGGACAAGGGCCTTTTCTGCTGACGGTAGACTAGAATCCTGTCTCTGGCTGGCCTTTTCCCCCTGGCCCTTGGCTCCCAACCCAGCGGCCTGGGCCAAGGGTGAAGCAGGCTGGGTTAGAGTAGGGAAGCGCCAGAATCCTACGGGGTGGTGATGTGTTTCAAGCGAAGGATAGGGCGATGAGGAATAGCCAAAATCAACGCAGATGGCTGCTGCCTGGAGTGGGCGGCTTGGCCTTGGCGATTAGCCTGGGGTGGGGGCATCCCTGGGTGCAGGCCCAAGATACGATTACCCTGCGATCCGACATCCAGGAAGCCAACACCACCACGGGCATCATCACCGCCCGTGGCAACGTCCAGATTGACTACCCCGCCCAGCAAATTCGGGCCACGGCGGCCCAGGCCAACTACTACAGCAACGAGCGGCGCATCGTCCTGAGTGGAAATGTGTTGGTCAATCAGCAGGGCAACACTCTGCGGGCCGAAGTCGTCACCTATCTCATCGATGAGGGGCGTTTTGTGGCAGCCCCTCGCCCCAGCAACCAGGTTGAAACCATTTACCAAATCCCGGCCTCCCAGGCCCCGGCCCTGGCGATCCCAACGCCCACGCCCCCCCGCGTACCACCGACGCCCCCCGCTGCCGTGCTGGAGGTCAGCCCAGTGGAGCGTGGCCCTGGGGCCGATCCCTCCCTTGAGGTCGATACCTTGCCCCTCGGTCGGTAGCGATGGCGGCTTTGGCCCTACCCTTTGCTCGTGGGGCCTATGGGCCTTTGATACAATCACTCCAGACTGCTTTGCCCTTTACTTGCCTAGGCCCTTTGAAAATCGTTCTAGACAATGTGCAAAAAATCTATGGCAAACGCCAGGTGGTGAACCGAGTCAGTTTGTCGGTGGCCCAGGGAGAAATTGTCGGCCTGCTGGGGCCAAACGGGGCTGGCAAAACCACCACCTTCTACATGGCTACGGGGCTCGAACGGCCTAACTACGGCAAGGTTTGCCTCGACCAGATTGACATTACCGATCTGCCCATGCACCAGCGAGCGCGGTTGGGTATTGGCTACTTGGCCCAGGAGGCCAGCATTTTTCGCAACCTCTCCGTGGCCGATAATATTCGCCTCGTGCTGCAACAAACCCGCGTCCCCGTTGAGGAGCACGAGGAACGGCTGCACCATCTCCTCAAAGAATTTCGGCTGGAGAAGGTTGCCAACACCCTGGGCATTCAGGTCTCTGGGGGTGAGCGGCGACGGACAGAGCTAGCCCGATCCCTAGCTTCGGGAGCCGATGGGCCAAAGTTCCTCTTTTTGGATGAACCCTTTGCTGGGGTCGATCCCATCGCCGTGGCCGAAATCCAAGACATCGTGGCCAAGCTGCGGGATCGAGACATGGGCATTCTGATTACCGACCACAACGTGCGCGAAACCCTGCGAATCATCGACCGAGCCTACATCATGAGTGACGGCCAAATCCTCGCCTCCGGCAATGCCGAAGACCTCTACCAAAACCCCCTCGTGCGCGAGCATTACCTCGGCCAGGATTTTTCCCTCTAGGCCCGCCCCCGCCCTGTCTCCCTTGACTGTCGTTCTACCTTTTCCCTGCCATGGCTACGGTCTCGTCTCCGCCCCAATCCCTTGTTCGGCCTCGGCCCTCCTGG contains:
- a CDS encoding B12-binding domain-containing radical SAM protein — encoded protein: MALSLTDPVADSPFSDETLLFDSTPATEDALAVIFAFPNTYSVGITSLGYQVVWATLARRADVTVSRLFMDHQEPLPARPDVVGFSLSWELDYGNVLTHLENLHVPIHAADREETHPLVFGGGPVLTANPEPFAAFFDVILLGDGETLLDDFFDQLNALKTASRSETLRHLAQMPGVYVPALYRPIYDDPTGPMVAMEPIDDGIPAQVQKQTYRGNVLSTSTVVTPLAAWENIFMVEVVRSCPEMCRFCLASYLTLPFRTASLEGSLIPAIERGLAVTDRLGLLGASVTQHPEFDTLLDYLNQPQFDHIRLSIASVRTNTVNPKLAETLTRHGTRSVTIAVESGSERVRQIVNKKLATEEIEAAAINAKAGGLSALKLYGMAGIPGEDMEDLEQTATMMQRLKKAAPGLRLTLGCSTFVPKAHTPFQWYGINREAEKRLKFLQKQLGKIGADFRPESYNWSVIQALISRGDRRLTPLLEQVRHYGDSLGSYKRAFKDMKGQLPPLDFYVHDTWPTDQPLPWDHLQGPIPKATLVKHLAEAQSLMAVPQPVA
- a CDS encoding J domain-containing protein, with the translated sequence MAAAHYYRILGLRTGADFEAVKLAYRNLARLYHPDVNPGDHLAKEKFVQITQAYQAIVDALPAGASKVRPRTAATADSQTSKPTPPSAATATPSTPSAAVSGRGTTTRSATTPSATQKNTASTPPPPPIQQPPGGSNADQDLKQSSFIQLQTFLQNQRYPRAVALVEGLAHRFPNDVEIRQWHAITYYRWGQAVIGEGNFTKASACLKKAARLDPLNRSLQKSLQQEWQRLAEASQRPVVGGRR
- a CDS encoding trypsin-like peptidase domain-containing protein; this translates as MASGSLILGTLLGGLPLSLPRDGGRVLGPQAALAQSTLDEATTVRVYDRVSPAVVSIQTRTGGGSGSIVDADGLILTNAHVVGSERVVTVRLTDGRTFQGDVVGYGANRLDLAAVRLRGNPRNLPTVTIAPPNSVRVGQSALAIGSPFGLQGTLTVGIVSRIDTERNLIQTDAAINPGNSGGPLLNRDGQLIGVNTSIFTTGQSGGNVGIGFAIPTDAVQQFLASVRSGQASTTAQGGRTDREPVAIALNGSPVQGRLDSSSNILPDGSYYNPYSFQGQAGQRITIDMVSNEIDAYLILISADHDDFFVQDDDSGGNLNARLSVQLPHTGTYVILANAYAEGETGRYQLRLSSRDTGATPSVPQGSGAILRQQGTLAPGDATLSDGSLYQEYRFQGRAGQTVRIQLNSDVFDTYLILLDDQGNRLGENDDRAPGDTNAELVVTLPRNGSYRVIVNAFDRTGQGPFLLTVD
- a CDS encoding tetratricopeptide repeat protein, with translation MQPLPPSRPRPLLTIEDETLRIPQPAAPVALAAEADRPRLAAVAHQSLRQGLDRFRRGQYPEALTRLQQALAGFQQADDQLNSAKALLVLASAYYRLADYLWAADYGRQCLNLAEKMGDLSLQQQVLEHLGNCHRHLGDPQTALDYMGQSLQLAKDLEDTPSEMRVLNNLAMIYRAKGLNRQAATLYEASWVMAKSLGDKKVQLQVLQNLGNTYQTLHHYAQSIECYERFLQLYETTPDDVASNQTTRRVLTQLTRASRAIQDYSRAIVYLQRHLDLACTLGDAKGSALLIDELSQCYIALNQVRSFQSPPMVSMEFSH
- a CDS encoding ATP-dependent Clp protease proteolytic subunit is translated as MSMEIKAVQAPYYGDAMYRTPPPDLPSLLLKERIVYLGLPLFSGDDIKQQVGIDVTELIIAQLLYLQFDDPDKPIFFYINSTGTSWYDGNMIGYDTEAFAICDTINYIKPPVHTICIGQAMGSAAVILAAGTKGYRASLPHARIVLNQPRSGAQGQATDIEIRAKEVIDNKRSMMEILARSTGKSMDEVMRDSDRMFYMNPQEAKEYGIIDRVLESRKELPKMPAGVA
- a CDS encoding ATP-dependent Clp protease proteolytic subunit, whose protein sequence is MPIGTPKVPYRLPGSQYSQWVDIYTRLNQERIIFLGQEVTDTLANSIVAAMLYLDSDDNSKPIYLYINSPGGSVTAGMAIYDTMQYIKSDVVTICLGLAASMGAFLLAAGSPGKRLALPHSRIMIHQPMGGTGRQRLQASDIAIEAKEILRVRQELNEMMARHTGKPIEQIEKDTDRDYFMSAEEAAAYGLIDKVIEDRNQELATAAASTI
- the hetR gene encoding heterocyst differentiation control protein (controls heterocyst differentiation; has protease DNA-binding activity) — its product is MVGIKINHQQLAKAMKVSDIDFLLIVLVVNLIKNLGHRYGRVIDAVSMAAKFTVYLTYLEEGKNLRRTGFLHHVEPRRVKEIVSEFEALVENGETLHLLGSVEPSYLIGFSYIWAEKFPMHPGESRLKLFNLTMSERLIIEASITTNIPKCLAIKEEDLHFLIKELHEKSQASLPLEKRIAFSDALGEHAKFRLLESGTVQEVKLAQGPSAYILAKTDYSPRDRQARIHMMIQDLTRYFEGMYAWVDEEPEVMRGIETLGILPENKDAAFQELDQLVRDWADKYHSESATNQVALQFLLSRHMDILQI